Proteins found in one Planctomycetes bacterium MalM25 genomic segment:
- a CDS encoding MurJ-like flippase yields MPPAAPTAVPPAEATGWRRLLGDSPSGVWVFIDQGVVSLANFIAPVLVGRYAGQEELGFFALGFSLYFFALGLARAMVWTAYTRRSPQLPQERRAAYAGSATVHLALVALAACLAILAIAGGAWAIGASRYAGLLLVVAPCTAIMLFREHARRIDLARFDFFSVFGFDLAVAATQVLLLAWLAATGRMSAGAAFLSLGGASLLAFGWMTLRRETWTIDWRTVLPDWRENWSISKWLTGGATAVLLGKEGYSWLLSAAYSIAELGRLGAGRILVQATNPLVIGGSNYLGPISARVQAEEGLHGLWRYTVRTTLAMLIAIGAFLLGVAAVGEELVCAVMKESAAGVNTTLLLTYSAGVLSEALLIPIEFASVNRGRGRLMFQTAIVRLAVNVLIGFGLVGVFGAEAIGVGMLLGSLVALVWQWASFAQEVRHA; encoded by the coding sequence GTGCCCCCCGCCGCCCCCACCGCCGTTCCCCCTGCCGAGGCCACCGGGTGGCGTCGTTTGTTGGGGGATTCGCCGTCGGGCGTTTGGGTGTTCATCGATCAGGGGGTCGTGAGCCTGGCGAACTTCATCGCCCCGGTGCTGGTCGGCCGCTACGCGGGGCAAGAAGAGCTCGGTTTCTTCGCCCTCGGATTCTCGCTCTACTTCTTCGCGTTGGGCCTCGCCCGGGCGATGGTGTGGACCGCGTACACACGGCGCAGTCCCCAGCTGCCCCAAGAACGCCGCGCCGCCTACGCGGGCAGCGCGACGGTGCACCTCGCTCTTGTCGCTTTGGCGGCCTGCCTGGCCATCCTGGCGATCGCCGGCGGGGCTTGGGCGATCGGCGCCTCGCGCTACGCCGGCCTGCTGCTGGTGGTCGCCCCCTGCACGGCGATCATGCTCTTCCGTGAGCACGCTCGGCGGATCGATCTGGCGCGGTTCGATTTTTTCTCGGTCTTCGGCTTCGACCTCGCCGTCGCCGCCACGCAGGTGCTGCTGCTCGCCTGGCTGGCGGCGACCGGACGCATGAGCGCCGGCGCGGCGTTCCTGTCGCTCGGGGGCGCCTCGCTGCTCGCCTTCGGCTGGATGACCTTGCGCCGTGAAACCTGGACGATCGACTGGAGAACGGTCCTGCCCGACTGGCGAGAGAACTGGTCGATCTCCAAGTGGCTGACCGGGGGAGCCACCGCCGTGCTGCTGGGCAAGGAAGGCTACTCCTGGCTGCTGTCCGCCGCCTACTCGATCGCCGAACTCGGCCGCCTCGGCGCCGGACGCATCCTCGTGCAAGCGACCAACCCTTTGGTCATCGGCGGCTCGAACTACCTCGGCCCGATCAGCGCCCGAGTGCAGGCCGAAGAGGGCCTGCACGGTCTGTGGCGATACACGGTGCGGACCACGCTGGCGATGCTGATCGCGATCGGGGCGTTCTTGCTGGGTGTCGCGGCGGTCGGCGAAGAGCTTGTCTGCGCCGTCATGAAAGAGTCCGCCGCGGGCGTCAACACGACCCTTTTGCTGACCTACAGCGCGGGCGTCCTCTCCGAGGCGCTGCTGATCCCGATCGAGTTCGCCTCGGTGAACCGGGGGCGTGGCCGCCTGATGTTCCAGACGGCGATCGTGCGACTGGCGGTCAACGTGCTGATCGGCTTCGGCTTGGTCGGCGTGTTCGGCGCCGAGGCGATCGGTGTCGGCATGCTGCTCGGCAGCCTGGTCGCCCTGGTGTGGCAGTGGGCCTCGTTCGCCCAGGAGGTGCGCCATGCCTGA
- the iolE_2 gene encoding Inosose dehydratase translates to MQLGFVSAILADQPLDEVLAFAAGEGFDCVEVLCWPPGGPDRKYGGVCHLDLSDFTTAQADDTRALIDKHGVAFSALGYYSIPLSADEEQASAAIEHLHKVIDAAADLGLSTVNSFLGANQNLSMEENFAKFLEVWPPIIRHAEERGVRIGIENCPMLFAKTWPFGLNLAHSPAVWRRLFDAIPSDAFGLNYDPSHLRMQLMDPVAPIREFGPRIFHTHAKDMRIDQHRLDEVGSLAPPMDRSTAKIPGLGDIDWGAWIAALTDAGYDGPVCIEVEDEAFADTLERRKQSLRISRNVLRPLIG, encoded by the coding sequence ATGCAGCTCGGTTTTGTCTCCGCGATTCTTGCCGATCAGCCGCTCGACGAGGTGCTCGCCTTCGCCGCGGGGGAGGGGTTCGATTGCGTCGAGGTCCTCTGCTGGCCGCCCGGCGGGCCGGACCGCAAGTACGGCGGCGTCTGTCACCTCGACTTGAGCGACTTCACCACGGCCCAGGCCGACGACACGCGGGCGCTGATCGATAAGCACGGCGTGGCGTTCAGTGCGCTCGGCTATTACTCGATCCCGCTGTCGGCCGACGAAGAGCAAGCCAGCGCGGCGATCGAGCACCTGCACAAGGTGATCGACGCCGCGGCCGACTTGGGGCTGTCGACGGTGAACTCGTTCCTCGGCGCGAACCAGAACCTCTCGATGGAGGAGAACTTCGCGAAGTTCCTGGAGGTCTGGCCGCCGATCATCCGCCACGCGGAGGAGCGGGGCGTGCGGATCGGCATCGAGAACTGCCCGATGCTGTTCGCGAAGACGTGGCCCTTCGGCCTCAACCTGGCCCACTCACCCGCCGTGTGGCGGCGCCTGTTCGACGCGATCCCTTCCGACGCGTTCGGGTTGAACTACGACCCGTCGCACCTGCGGATGCAGCTGATGGACCCGGTGGCGCCGATCCGCGAGTTCGGGCCGCGGATCTTCCACACGCACGCCAAGGACATGCGGATCGATCAGCACCGGCTCGACGAGGTCGGATCGCTCGCCCCCCCGATGGACCGCTCGACGGCGAAGATCCCCGGCCTGGGCGACATCGACTGGGGCGCCTGGATCGCCGCCCTGACCGACGCGGGTTACGACGGCCCGGTCTGCATCGAGGTCGAGGACGAAGCCTTCGCCGACACGCTCGAGAGGCGGAAACAATCACTCAGGATTAGCCGCAACGTGCTGCGGCCACTGATTGGTTGA
- the pds gene encoding 15-cis-phytoene desaturase, which translates to MPAATAPAAPTTANPADSDTRQHGAVVGGGMLGMALALELSKRGVRVTLLEASPELGGLASPWELHDEETGERITWDRHYHVTLLSDTRLRALLEEIGLADELRWVETKTGFYSGGKMHSMSSTKEFLTFPPLKLWEKFRLGMTIAGGSKIKDWRRLEQIPVVDWLRKWSGDGAFNKVWLPLLKAKLGETHKRVSAAFIWAHISRMYAARRTGHKKEMFGYVRGGYPRLIERLAEVLEERGVELLTDAPVAQTKAAPEGGVEVELAGERGTMTFDQVAFTTPSSVIARAVPEMPEEQRRRHEGVEYLGIVCASLLLKKPITEYYVTNITDEWVPLTAVIEMTTIVDPEELHGRYLVYLPKYCPADDPLFERTDDELREEWLSALEKMHNNFSREDVVAMRFSRVRSVMALPTMNYSQTMPSMATGVPGVWAVNSAQILKGNLNVNETIQVADEALAGPLAEVLAK; encoded by the coding sequence ATGCCCGCCGCTACCGCGCCCGCCGCTCCGACCACCGCCAACCCGGCCGACAGTGACACGCGCCAACACGGGGCGGTCGTCGGCGGGGGGATGCTCGGCATGGCGCTCGCGCTGGAGCTCTCCAAGCGGGGTGTGCGTGTGACGCTGCTGGAGGCTTCGCCCGAGCTGGGCGGCCTCGCCAGCCCGTGGGAACTGCACGACGAGGAGACCGGCGAGCGGATCACGTGGGACCGCCACTACCACGTCACGCTGCTCTCCGACACGCGCCTCCGCGCGCTGCTCGAAGAGATCGGCCTCGCCGACGAGCTCCGCTGGGTCGAGACCAAGACCGGTTTCTACTCGGGCGGCAAGATGCACTCGATGTCATCGACCAAGGAGTTTCTCACCTTCCCGCCGCTCAAGCTGTGGGAGAAGTTCCGCCTCGGCATGACGATCGCGGGGGGATCGAAGATCAAGGACTGGCGGCGGCTGGAGCAGATCCCCGTGGTCGATTGGCTCCGCAAGTGGTCGGGAGACGGCGCCTTCAACAAGGTCTGGCTCCCGCTGCTCAAGGCCAAACTGGGCGAGACGCACAAGCGGGTCTCCGCGGCGTTCATCTGGGCCCACATCAGCCGCATGTACGCCGCCCGCCGGACCGGGCACAAGAAGGAGATGTTCGGCTACGTTCGCGGCGGCTACCCCCGGCTGATCGAGCGCCTCGCCGAGGTGCTCGAAGAGCGCGGCGTCGAGCTGCTGACCGACGCGCCGGTCGCCCAGACCAAGGCGGCGCCTGAGGGGGGCGTTGAGGTCGAGTTGGCGGGCGAGCGGGGGACGATGACGTTCGACCAAGTCGCCTTCACCACGCCCTCCTCGGTCATCGCCCGCGCCGTTCCCGAGATGCCCGAAGAGCAACGCCGCCGGCATGAGGGGGTCGAGTACCTCGGCATCGTCTGCGCCTCGTTGCTGCTCAAGAAGCCGATCACCGAGTACTACGTCACGAACATCACCGACGAATGGGTGCCCCTCACCGCGGTGATTGAGATGACAACCATCGTCGATCCCGAGGAGCTGCACGGCCGTTACCTCGTCTACCTGCCGAAGTACTGCCCCGCCGACGACCCGCTCTTCGAGCGCACGGACGACGAGCTGCGAGAAGAGTGGCTCTCCGCCCTCGAGAAGATGCACAACAACTTCTCGCGCGAGGATGTCGTCGCCATGCGTTTCAGCCGCGTGCGGAGCGTCATGGCGTTGCCGACGATGAACTACAGCCAGACGATGCCCTCGATGGCGACCGGCGTGCCGGGCGTGTGGGCGGTCAACTCGGCCCAGATCCTCAAGGGCAACCTGAACGTCAACGAGACGATCCAGGTCGCCGACGAGGCCCTCGCCGGACCGCTCGCCGAGGTCCTGGCGAAGTGA
- a CDS encoding Polysaccharide deacetylase has translation MTQLASLSIDLDDKWAYLRSRGDAAWESRPSYLAEVTPRIVDFLGERGLPCSVFVVGKDLTRDPGARAVERFAAAGFEIANHSQSHWPWLDTLPPEEIEREIAEAEAGIERITGVKPTGFRAPGFSWSPEVLAVLARRGYAYDSSVFPTFVGPLARAYVKLSGFRSKDASDDAPEQRFSSLSDALRSLRPHRLETPEGPLIELPVTTAPLMRSPVHFTYLSFLAQKSTAAARGYWRTAMRLCRLRGVAPTLLLHPLDFLGEEDEPQLAYFPGMRLTREAKLSLLSDTLADLARNRQVVTVAEHAKA, from the coding sequence GTGACGCAGCTCGCCAGCCTCTCGATCGATCTCGACGATAAGTGGGCGTACCTCCGCTCGCGGGGCGACGCGGCGTGGGAGTCGCGGCCGAGCTACCTCGCGGAAGTGACGCCCCGGATCGTCGACTTCCTTGGCGAACGCGGCCTGCCCTGCTCGGTCTTCGTCGTTGGCAAGGACCTAACGCGTGACCCGGGCGCACGAGCGGTCGAACGATTCGCCGCCGCCGGCTTCGAAATCGCCAACCACAGCCAGTCGCACTGGCCCTGGCTCGACACGCTGCCGCCCGAGGAGATCGAACGCGAGATCGCCGAAGCCGAAGCGGGCATCGAGCGAATCACCGGCGTGAAACCGACCGGCTTCCGCGCGCCGGGGTTCAGCTGGTCGCCCGAGGTGCTCGCGGTCCTCGCCCGCCGCGGCTACGCCTACGACTCGAGCGTCTTCCCGACGTTCGTCGGCCCGTTGGCTCGCGCCTACGTGAAGCTGAGCGGCTTCCGGTCGAAGGACGCATCCGACGACGCGCCCGAACAACGCTTCAGCTCGCTCTCCGACGCCCTGCGGAGCCTGCGACCGCATCGACTGGAGACGCCCGAGGGCCCGCTGATCGAACTGCCCGTCACCACGGCGCCTCTCATGCGTTCGCCGGTGCACTTCACGTACCTCTCGTTCCTTGCTCAGAAATCGACAGCCGCCGCACGTGGCTACTGGCGAACGGCGATGCGCCTCTGCCGACTGCGCGGCGTGGCGCCGACGCTCTTGCTGCACCCGCTCGATTTCCTCGGCGAAGAGGACGAGCCGCAGCTCGCCTACTTCCCCGGCATGCGCCTCACCCGCGAAGCGAAGCTGAGCCTGCTCTCGGACACGCTGGCCGACCTCGCCAGGAATCGGCAAGTCGTGACCGTCGCCGAGCACGCGAAGGCCTAA
- the hyaD gene encoding Hyaluronan synthase encodes MPDPNAKPVDVTVVIGSYNRAEMLDQTLASLTALDTSTPDGRRFTYEVVAIDNASTDDTPAVIARYERPENRGTAERVRGFQETEPGVTYARNRGLAEAQGDWIAFHDDDQRAHPQWLAKLLELAHRRGVKVVGGAVHLSLPEDNTRQLAGPCRVLLGEKVGWDQEQPYTRKRIPGTNNLMLHRAVIEEVGLFDTRIKDGGEDADLYRRIRTAGYEAWYTPEAIVYHLIPAPRLADEYMKWTATRHGQHVALREYRDWGRAKLGGMIALRALQAGIHYLPRFAVTKLLGRREAALGARALLWRSQAYLAKAWSLVRKGDAETTGQDASLNLREGREKLIQGASSLS; translated from the coding sequence ATGCCTGACCCGAACGCCAAGCCGGTCGACGTCACGGTCGTGATCGGCAGCTACAACCGCGCAGAGATGCTCGACCAGACGCTGGCGAGCCTCACGGCGCTCGACACCTCGACGCCCGACGGGCGCCGCTTCACTTACGAAGTGGTCGCGATCGACAACGCCTCGACCGACGACACCCCGGCGGTGATCGCCCGCTACGAGCGCCCCGAGAACCGGGGCACGGCCGAGCGCGTCCGCGGGTTCCAAGAGACCGAGCCGGGCGTCACCTACGCTCGCAACCGCGGCCTCGCCGAAGCCCAAGGCGACTGGATCGCTTTCCACGACGACGACCAACGGGCCCATCCTCAGTGGCTCGCCAAGCTTCTGGAACTGGCTCACCGCCGGGGCGTGAAGGTCGTGGGCGGGGCGGTGCATCTCAGCCTGCCCGAAGACAACACGCGCCAGCTCGCCGGCCCCTGCCGCGTCCTGTTGGGCGAGAAGGTCGGCTGGGACCAAGAGCAGCCGTACACCCGCAAGCGGATCCCCGGCACGAACAACCTGATGCTTCACCGCGCGGTGATCGAGGAGGTGGGGCTCTTCGACACGCGGATCAAGGACGGCGGCGAGGACGCCGACCTGTACCGCCGCATCCGCACCGCGGGCTACGAAGCGTGGTACACGCCCGAGGCGATCGTCTACCACCTGATCCCGGCGCCCCGGCTGGCGGACGAGTACATGAAATGGACCGCCACACGGCACGGCCAGCACGTCGCTTTAAGGGAGTATCGCGACTGGGGCCGCGCAAAACTGGGGGGCATGATCGCCCTTCGCGCACTTCAAGCCGGGATTCATTACCTACCGCGATTCGCCGTAACTAAACTGCTAGGCCGGCGAGAGGCGGCGCTCGGCGCCAGGGCTTTGCTCTGGCGCTCGCAGGCCTACCTCGCCAAGGCATGGTCGTTGGTCCGCAAGGGGGACGCGGAGACGACCGGCCAAGACGCCTCGCTCAATCTCCGCGAGGGACGCGAGAAGCTGATCCAAGGCGCCTCGTCACTCAGCTGA
- a CDS encoding Undecaprenyl-phosphate mannosyltransferase yields MTVATPLAPMAPSTTHTDRATATGATPVTTPTVRVALPAYNEGEALLPLLRSLHATLEGAGLRHEIVVVDDGSQDDTAPIAAQASFSMPVRLVQHEVNQGLAGALRTGLVDAVENASPGDVILTMDSDNTHPAGLIPRMLSLIAEGHDVVIASRFQHGARVIGVPWDRVLLSIAARWVFKIMLPIPGVRDYTCGFRAYRVAPLAAAIEHFGDDFVSEKGFSCMVDVLLKLRRLRVNGAPIVMGEAPMILRYDQKGGASKMRVLRTVRQTLSLVFRRFFAGA; encoded by the coding sequence ATGACTGTCGCGACGCCCCTAGCGCCCATGGCGCCATCCACCACCCACACCGATCGGGCGACTGCAACCGGCGCCACGCCGGTCACGACGCCAACCGTCCGCGTGGCGTTGCCCGCTTACAACGAGGGCGAGGCGCTCCTGCCGCTGCTGCGGTCGCTGCACGCCACGCTGGAGGGCGCCGGCCTGCGGCACGAGATCGTCGTGGTCGACGACGGCAGCCAGGACGACACGGCGCCGATCGCCGCCCAGGCGTCGTTCAGCATGCCGGTTCGCCTCGTGCAGCACGAGGTGAATCAGGGCCTCGCCGGCGCGCTGCGGACCGGCCTGGTCGACGCGGTCGAGAACGCCTCGCCCGGCGACGTGATCCTCACGATGGACTCGGACAACACGCACCCGGCGGGGCTCATCCCACGGATGCTGAGCCTCATCGCCGAGGGGCACGACGTCGTCATCGCCTCGCGCTTCCAGCACGGCGCCCGCGTGATCGGCGTCCCCTGGGACCGGGTGCTGCTGAGCATCGCGGCGCGGTGGGTCTTCAAGATCATGCTGCCCATCCCCGGCGTGCGAGACTACACGTGCGGGTTCCGCGCGTACCGCGTCGCCCCGCTGGCGGCGGCGATCGAGCACTTCGGCGACGACTTCGTCAGCGAGAAGGGCTTCTCGTGCATGGTCGATGTGCTGCTCAAGCTACGCCGCCTGCGCGTGAACGGCGCCCCGATCGTCATGGGCGAAGCGCCGATGATCCTCCGCTACGACCAGAAGGGGGGCGCGAGCAAGATGCGCGTCCTGCGGACGGTGCGTCAGACCCTGTCGCTGGTCTTCCGCCGCTTCTTCGCCGGCGCCTGA
- the metC gene encoding Cystathionine beta-lyase gives MQFRTRAIHVGQEKDPATGAVVPPIHLASTSVQPGAGEWLPFHYGRSGNPTRGRLEQTVAALEGCGPESECGTGGALAFATGMAAITCVVQSLRSGDHVLAGSDIYGGAYRLFHQVIDRAGIDITLADSTDPAAFEKGFRDNTKLVWVESPGNPRMTITDYAAIAELTHARGAIMGCDNTFATPVLTRPLELGVDIVMHSATKYYGGHSDLMGGLLAVRDPALHEDLAFLQNATGGIMGPLEAFLCSRGIKTMELRVREQCRTAQALAEWLDAQPEVERVNYAGLPNHPGHDLAKRQMDGGFGGMISFELKAGFEAAKRFVESTKLFQLAVSLGAVESLIEQPASMSHASYAPEDRAKHGITEGMIRLSVGLEDVEDLRADLEQALAASSS, from the coding sequence ATGCAATTCCGAACCCGCGCTATCCACGTCGGCCAAGAGAAGGACCCCGCCACCGGGGCCGTGGTGCCGCCGATCCATCTGGCCAGCACCAGCGTCCAGCCGGGCGCCGGGGAGTGGCTGCCGTTCCATTACGGCCGCAGCGGCAACCCGACGCGGGGGCGGCTCGAGCAGACCGTCGCGGCGCTCGAGGGTTGCGGGCCCGAGTCGGAGTGCGGCACGGGCGGGGCGCTCGCGTTCGCCACCGGCATGGCGGCGATCACGTGCGTCGTCCAGTCGCTCCGGTCGGGCGACCACGTGCTGGCGGGCAGCGACATCTACGGGGGCGCCTACCGGCTGTTCCACCAGGTGATCGACCGCGCCGGGATCGACATCACCCTCGCCGACTCGACCGACCCGGCGGCCTTCGAGAAGGGGTTCCGCGACAACACGAAGCTCGTGTGGGTCGAGTCGCCCGGCAACCCGCGGATGACGATCACCGACTACGCGGCGATCGCCGAGCTGACGCACGCGCGCGGCGCGATCATGGGCTGCGATAACACGTTCGCCACGCCGGTGCTGACGCGGCCGCTGGAGCTGGGCGTGGACATCGTGATGCACTCGGCGACCAAGTACTACGGCGGCCACAGCGATCTGATGGGCGGCCTGCTGGCGGTGCGCGACCCGGCGCTCCACGAGGACCTCGCCTTCCTCCAGAACGCGACCGGCGGGATCATGGGACCGCTCGAGGCGTTCCTCTGCTCGCGGGGCATCAAGACCATGGAGCTGCGCGTCCGCGAGCAATGCCGCACGGCGCAGGCGCTCGCCGAGTGGCTCGACGCCCAGCCGGAGGTCGAACGGGTCAACTACGCGGGCCTGCCGAATCACCCGGGGCACGACCTCGCGAAGCGGCAGATGGACGGCGGCTTCGGCGGCATGATCAGCTTCGAGCTCAAGGCGGGCTTCGAGGCGGCGAAGCGGTTCGTCGAATCGACCAAGCTGTTCCAGCTGGCGGTGAGCCTCGGCGCGGTCGAGTCGCTCATCGAGCAGCCCGCCAGCATGTCGCACGCGAGCTACGCCCCCGAAGACCGCGCGAAGCACGGCATCACCGAAGGCATGATCCGCTTGAGCGTCGGCCTCGAGGACGTGGAAGATCTGCGAGCCGATCTCGAACAGGCTCTCGCGGCTTCAAGCAGTTAA
- the ywqD gene encoding Tyrosine-protein kinase YwqD, producing MDNHPTLDPIAPSAEPTAASRPTPRRRGADAYDTLLWRLHPRLEDAAQDERGAGYLVGVTSCERKAGVSTVAANLAIRAADHQMRPVLLVEGATEHPTVARQFRLRTDAGLADALAGRCSLQDAIHDTEVEGLQVMPIGTLGLMDRVGLDHQLVDAMLSGLRESHELVVFDLPPADRLRHMLLVARRLDAAVLALRSEATRRERLQRIAEQLRADRVNLVGSVVARRREYVPSWLRRRV from the coding sequence ATGGACAACCATCCCACGCTCGATCCGATCGCCCCCAGCGCCGAGCCAACTGCCGCGTCGCGCCCGACGCCGCGCCGCCGGGGCGCCGACGCGTACGACACGCTCCTCTGGCGTCTGCACCCGCGGCTGGAGGACGCGGCCCAAGACGAACGGGGCGCCGGCTACCTTGTGGGGGTGACCTCCTGCGAGCGCAAAGCGGGCGTCAGCACCGTGGCGGCCAACCTGGCGATCCGCGCTGCCGATCACCAGATGCGTCCCGTCCTGCTCGTTGAGGGCGCGACCGAGCACCCGACCGTGGCCCGCCAGTTCCGCTTGCGGACCGACGCCGGCCTGGCCGACGCGTTGGCGGGTCGCTGCTCGCTCCAAGACGCCATCCACGACACGGAAGTCGAGGGCTTGCAGGTGATGCCGATCGGCACGCTCGGGCTCATGGATCGGGTCGGGCTCGATCACCAATTGGTCGACGCCATGCTCAGCGGGCTCCGCGAATCGCACGAGCTGGTCGTGTTCGACCTGCCCCCCGCCGATCGTCTGCGGCACATGCTGCTGGTCGCCCGCCGGCTCGACGCCGCCGTGCTGGCGCTCCGCTCCGAAGCGACCCGCCGCGAGCGGCTGCAGCGTATCGCCGAGCAGCTCCGGGCGGACCGGGTGAACCTGGTCGGCTCGGTTGTCGCCCGCCGGCGCGAGTACGTGCCGAGCTGGCTCCGTCGCCGCGTCTGA
- a CDS encoding O-Antigen ligase, with translation MPEQLASTYNNYTQPTEVERAVTDDRVRWARVALVSLLLLFCFFLFEHDPSEFAGVKIGDTSEDRIADTYIDDIEAGSSVRKLLVIGYAFIGLTLAALSPERRWHLRWEALLPLLGLMMWAALSAAWSDDSSLTVRRLAATTILLVGSLGYARAMRPNEILFVAMTTLALFVGGSLLLDLRGGGRPWESNYRFGGTLHPNIQAAYCAVLCLAAYCLPSRLGGHWLGRGLFGFGFVMLVLTQSRTSVIALLVGLLAAFMVRLSPAIRWWSGAVLVSLAAMVALTAGALSDSGRRQLTEVALLGRTDQAKSLTGRVPLWQELSRYAADKPITGYGYDTFWSPDRIAAVMKTQDWAIQSAHNAYFDLTLQLGLVGLGFGLAFAIASMNLVQAAYSRAPAAGYAFAYGLLAFAFVNSLLESHFVKVKYPSVLAMIVILGVVAFFPEPEEATPEPENASLTPLPRHA, from the coding sequence ATGCCTGAGCAACTCGCCTCGACGTACAACAACTACACGCAGCCCACCGAAGTCGAGCGGGCGGTGACCGACGACCGGGTCCGCTGGGCGCGTGTGGCGTTGGTCTCGCTGCTGCTGCTGTTCTGCTTCTTCCTCTTCGAGCACGATCCCAGCGAGTTCGCCGGGGTGAAGATCGGTGACACGAGCGAAGATCGCATCGCCGACACCTACATCGACGACATCGAAGCGGGGAGTTCCGTCCGCAAGCTGCTCGTCATCGGCTACGCGTTCATCGGCCTAACGCTCGCCGCTCTGAGCCCCGAACGACGCTGGCATCTGCGTTGGGAAGCTCTGCTGCCGCTTCTGGGCCTGATGATGTGGGCCGCTCTGAGCGCCGCCTGGTCCGACGACTCCTCGCTCACGGTGCGGCGCCTCGCCGCGACGACCATTCTGCTGGTCGGATCGCTCGGCTACGCCCGCGCGATGCGACCGAACGAGATCCTCTTCGTCGCGATGACGACCCTCGCCCTCTTCGTCGGCGGAAGCTTGCTGCTCGATCTCCGTGGCGGGGGGCGGCCGTGGGAGAGCAACTACCGGTTCGGCGGAACCCTCCACCCGAACATCCAGGCGGCCTACTGCGCCGTGCTCTGCCTCGCCGCCTACTGCCTCCCCTCTCGGCTTGGAGGCCACTGGCTGGGTCGGGGCCTGTTCGGCTTCGGCTTTGTGATGCTCGTGCTCACCCAATCCCGCACCAGCGTGATCGCCCTCTTGGTCGGCCTGCTGGCGGCGTTCATGGTCCGCTTGAGCCCGGCTATCCGATGGTGGAGTGGCGCCGTCCTGGTCAGCCTCGCCGCGATGGTCGCCCTGACCGCCGGAGCCCTCAGCGACAGCGGCCGACGCCAGCTCACCGAGGTCGCCCTGCTCGGCCGGACCGATCAGGCGAAGTCGCTCACGGGCCGCGTCCCCCTTTGGCAAGAGCTCTCCCGCTACGCCGCGGACAAGCCGATCACGGGTTACGGCTACGACACCTTCTGGTCGCCCGACCGGATCGCCGCGGTCATGAAGACCCAAGACTGGGCGATCCAGTCGGCGCACAACGCCTACTTCGACCTGACGCTGCAACTCGGGCTGGTCGGCCTCGGCTTCGGCCTCGCCTTCGCGATCGCCAGCATGAACCTCGTGCAGGCCGCCTACTCCCGGGCGCCGGCGGCGGGCTACGCGTTCGCGTATGGCCTGCTCGCCTTCGCCTTCGTGAACAGCCTACTCGAATCGCACTTCGTGAAAGTGAAGTACCCGAGCGTGCTGGCGATGATCGTCATCCTGGGGGTCGTCGCCTTCTTCCCGGAACCCGAGGAAGCAACGCCCGAGCCCGAAAACGCTTCCCTCACCCCCCTGCCCCGCCATGCCTGA